From a region of the Saccharomycodes ludwigii strain NBRC 1722 chromosome VII, whole genome shotgun sequence genome:
- the PMI40 gene encoding mannose-6-phosphate isomerase PMI40 (similar to Saccharomyces cerevisiae YER003C | PMI40 | PhosphoMannose Isomerase), whose protein sequence is MSASDKLFRLDAGFQQYDWGKIGSSSAVAQFSAHSNPSVKIHENEPYAELWMGTHHKVPSYKSGTKKPLNELIAADPEHMLGQGIINEFKSKNQLPFLFKVLSIQKVLSIQAHPDKQLARQLHAADPKNYPDDNHKPEMAIAVTDFEGLCGFKPLDEIADELKRIPEFRSLVGEETSEKFISGVESGNEQENKKLLKAVFSKVMHAPDSEVIEHASKLVKRAEEHPEDFNKPDLPALLIRLNKQFPDDVGLFCGGLLLNHCVLKAGEAIFLRAKDPHAYITGDIIECMAASDNVVRAGFTPKFKDVENLVNMLTYQYGNVEAQKMALENFPRSSGDGETVLYNPPIDEFAVLQTTFKNGTGIRKFKGLNGPSIVIVTKGNGYIQAGDVKLKAEPGFVFFIAPQTEAEFIANDKDFTTYRAFVEPK, encoded by the coding sequence atgagtGCTAGTGACAAATTATTCAGATTAGATGCGGGTTTTCAACAATATGATTGGGGTAAGATTGGTTCTTCTTCAGCTGTAGCCCAGTTTTCTGCACATTCCAACCCATCAGTCAAAATCCACGAAAACGAACCATATGCCGAATTATGGATGGGTACCCATCATAAAGTTCCATCTTATAAGTCGGGTACTAAAAAACCTTTAAATGAGCTAATTGCTGCTGACCCAGAGCATATGTTGGGTCAAGGCATTATCAATGAATTTAAAAGCAAAAACCAATtgccatttttattcaaagtGTTATCTATTCAAAAGGTTTTGAGTATCCAAGCCCATCCAGACAAACAATTAGCCAGACAACTACATGCTGCTGATCCAAAAAATTACCCAGACGATAACCATAAACCAGAAATGGCCATTGCTGTCACCGATTTCGAGGGGTTGTGCGGGTTCAAGCCTTTAGATGAAATTGCTGATGAGCTAAAAAGAATTCCTGAATTTAGATCCCTAGTTGGTGAAGAAACAAGTGAAAAATTCATCAGTGGTGTTGAAAGTGGCAATgaacaagaaaataaaaaactattGAAAGCTGTTTTTAGTAAAGTTATGCATGCTCCAGACTCTGAAGTTATTGAACATGCCTCAAAATTGGTTAAAAGAGCTGAGGAACATCCAGAAGATTTTAACAAACCAGACTTACCAGCACTATTAATCAGATTAAATAAACAGTTTCCTGATGATGTTGGTTTGTTTTGTGGTGGATTGTTATTGAATCATTGTGTTTTAAAAGCCGGAGAAGCTATTTTTCTAAGAGCTAAAGATCCACATGCTTACATTACTGGTGATATCATTGAATGCATGGCTGCTTCAGATAATGTGGTCAGGGCAGGTTTTACTCCCAAATTCAAGGATGTGGAAAATTTGGTCAACATGTTGACTTATCAATACGGTAACGTGGAAGCTCAAAAAATGGCCTTGGAAAATTTTCCAAGATCTTCTGGTGATGGCGAAACCGTCTTGTATAACCCTCCAATTGACGAATTTGCTGTATTGCAAACCACCTTTAAAAATGGTACTGGTATTAGAAAGTTCAAAGGCTTGAACGGGCCTTCAATTGTTATTGTCACAAAAGGTAATGGTTATATTCAAGCAGGAGATGTCAAATTAAAGGCAGAACCAggttttgtattttttattgctCCACAAACAGAGGCCGAATTCATTGCTAACGATAAAGATTTTACAACCTATAGGGCCTTTGTTGAACctaaataa